DNA sequence from the Janibacter sp. CX7 genome:
CGGCGTCCTCGCGACCGGGCTCGCGCAGGTGGGTGTGCAGGTCGACCAGACCGGGCAGGAGGGCGAGGCCGTCGCCGTCGACCCGGTGGGTGTCGGTGCCGGCACCTGCCGCGGCGTCGGCTCCGACGGCTGCGATGACGCCGTCGCGGACGAGGACGTCGGCGGTCGTCGCGCCGAGCAGCGAGGCACCGGTGATGAGCAGGTCGCGGGTGTCGAGGTCGCTCATGCCGCGCCCCCCTTCGTCGTCGGGCCGGAGGCCAGCAGGTGGTAGAGGACGCTCATCCGCACGGCGACGCCGGAGCTCACCTGGTCGAGGACCAGGCTGCTCGCCGCGTCGGCCGCGTCGGCGGCGATCTCGAGGCCACGGTTCATCGGGCCGGGGTGGCAGATGACCGCCTCGGGGTTGGCCGCCGTCAGCGCGGCGAGGCGGTCGCGGGTCAGGCCGTAGCCGACCGTGTACTCGCGGGCCGTGGGGAAGAAGCCGCCGGACATCCGCTCGCGCTGCACGCGCAGCATCATCAGCGCGTCGACCCCGGAGGCGATGACCTCGTCGAGGTCGTCGCTCAGGGCGAAGCCCTCGGCCTGCGCCCACGCGGTCGCGCCGCTCGGCATGAGCGTCGGCGGGGCGACCACGGTCACCTCGGCACCCATGCGGGGCAGGGCCAGCACGTTGGAGCGGAAGACGCGGCTGTGCGTCACGTCGCCGACGATCGCGACCCGCTTGCCCTCGAGCGAACCCAGCCGGCGCTCGATCGTGTAGGCGTCGAGCAGTGCCTGCGTGGGGTGCTCGTGGGTGCCGTCGCCGGCGTTGACCACGCTCGTCGGCGTGCTCGACTCGTCGAACCACCGCGCGACCTGGTGGGCCGCACCGGAGGCCTGGTGGCGCATGACGATCGCGTCGACCCCCATGGCCGCGATGGTGCGCACGGTGTCGCGGAGGGACTCCCCCTTCGACGTGCTGGAGCCCTTGCCGGTGATGTTGATCGTGTCGGCACTCATCCACTTGCCCGCGATCTCGAAGGAGGAGCGGGTGCGGGTGGAGTCCTCGAAGAAGAGGTTGATGACGGTGCGCCCGCGCAGGGTCGGGATCTTCTTGACCTCGCGGTGCTGCACCTCGTGCATCTCGGCGGCGGTGTCGAGGACCGCCCGCAGGGCGTCGTCGTCGAGGTCGGCGACGGAGAGCAGGTGGCGGGTCATCGCTCACCACCCCCGGAGATCGTCACCGCGTCGTCGACACCGTCGTGC
Encoded proteins:
- a CDS encoding aspartate carbamoyltransferase catalytic subunit, whose translation is MTRHLLSVADLDDDALRAVLDTAAEMHEVQHREVKKIPTLRGRTVINLFFEDSTRTRSSFEIAGKWMSADTINITGKGSSTSKGESLRDTVRTIAAMGVDAIVMRHQASGAAHQVARWFDESSTPTSVVNAGDGTHEHPTQALLDAYTIERRLGSLEGKRVAIVGDVTHSRVFRSNVLALPRMGAEVTVVAPPTLMPSGATAWAQAEGFALSDDLDEVIASGVDALMMLRVQRERMSGGFFPTAREYTVGYGLTRDRLAALTAANPEAVICHPGPMNRGLEIAADAADAASSLVLDQVSSGVAVRMSVLYHLLASGPTTKGGAA